In Acidimicrobiales bacterium, one genomic interval encodes:
- the groES gene encoding co-chaperone GroES, translating to MSLQPLDDRIVVRPSEAEEKTASGLVIPDTAKEKPQQGEVLAVGPGRRAENTGELIPLDIKVGDKVVYSKYGGTEITIDGEDLLILTSRDVLAKVK from the coding sequence ATGAGTCTGCAGCCGCTCGACGATCGCATTGTCGTCCGCCCGAGCGAGGCCGAGGAGAAGACCGCCTCGGGCCTGGTCATCCCCGACACCGCCAAAGAGAAGCCCCAGCAGGGCGAGGTTCTCGCCGTCGGCCCCGGCCGCCGCGCCGAGAACACCGGCGAACTGATCCCCCTGGACATCAAGGTCGGCGACAAGGTCGTCTACTCGAAGTACGGCGGGACCGAGATCACCATCGATGGGGAGGACCTCCTCATCCTCACCAGCCGCGACGTACTAGCAAAGGTTAAGTAA
- a CDS encoding uracil-DNA glycosylase, with protein MPGLAELETIALACTRCPLAGGRTNVVFGEGDPHAGLMVVGEGPGHEEDVQGRPFVGRSGQLLDRLLLEEASLERRQVYIANVVKCRPPGNRDPEPGEIAECRPYLEQQVDLIAPRVILTLGNFATRVLLDTKQGITQLRGNVYPFRGDTAQLVPTFHPAAALRGGGEVLAKMRADFVRARQLLDAAPVPPRPALT; from the coding sequence GTGCCAGGGCTAGCCGAACTTGAAACGATCGCGCTGGCGTGCACCCGTTGTCCCTTGGCCGGCGGACGCACCAACGTCGTATTCGGAGAAGGCGACCCGCACGCCGGGCTCATGGTGGTGGGCGAGGGTCCCGGCCACGAAGAGGACGTCCAGGGAAGGCCTTTCGTGGGGCGATCCGGCCAACTGCTCGACCGGTTGTTGCTGGAGGAGGCGAGCCTCGAGCGGCGGCAGGTCTACATCGCCAACGTCGTCAAGTGCCGGCCCCCCGGCAACCGGGATCCGGAGCCGGGCGAGATCGCCGAGTGCCGTCCGTATCTCGAGCAGCAGGTCGATCTGATCGCTCCACGGGTCATCCTCACCCTCGGAAACTTCGCGACCAGAGTCCTCCTCGACACCAAACAGGGCATCACCCAGCTACGCGGCAACGTCTACCCGTTCCGCGGTGACACGGCGCAGCTGGTTCCCACCTTCCACCCCGCGGCCGCGCTGCGCGGTGGCGGCGAAGTTCTCGCCAAGATGCGAGCGGACTTTGTTCGGGCGCGACAACTCCTCGACGCCGCGCCCGTCCCTCCCCGCCCCGCACTCACATGA
- the rimI gene encoding ribosomal protein S18-alanine N-acetyltransferase encodes MTSLIEDLPVHLVPLRRRHLRSVLKIEAQVYPRPWTLTLFMSELNLRTSRYYIAARVDSTLVGYAGLMYAADEAHVTNIAVDPAWQRHQIGSRLMLNLTRAASGFGARHLTLEVRVSNLGAQAMYGRFGFRTEGLRKNYYTESNEDALIMWAHDIDTADYAEMLASIEEGIAGATIDETDLRARR; translated from the coding sequence GTGACGAGCCTGATTGAGGATCTCCCCGTCCACCTGGTCCCGTTGCGCCGGCGGCACCTCCGGTCGGTCCTCAAGATCGAGGCGCAGGTGTACCCACGGCCTTGGACCCTCACGCTTTTCATGAGCGAGCTGAACCTGCGCACGTCGCGCTACTACATCGCCGCGCGAGTCGACTCGACGCTCGTCGGGTATGCCGGGCTGATGTACGCGGCCGACGAGGCGCACGTGACCAACATCGCCGTCGACCCGGCTTGGCAGCGCCACCAGATCGGGAGCCGGTTGATGCTCAACCTGACCCGGGCAGCCAGCGGGTTCGGCGCCCGCCACCTGACCCTCGAGGTGCGCGTGTCCAACCTGGGGGCGCAGGCGATGTACGGGAGGTTCGGTTTTCGAACCGAGGGGCTCCGCAAGAACTACTACACCGAGTCGAACGAGGACGCGCTGATCATGTGGGCGCACGACATCGACACCGCCGACTATGCGGAGATGCTCGCTTCGATAGAAGAAGGCATCGCCGGCGCGACGATCGACGAGACCGACCTCCGGGCACGGCGATGA
- a CDS encoding P1 family peptidase gives MNVERGEASPAGGVTDIAGVRVGHWTDTEAETGCTVVILPAGTVASGEVRGGAPGTREWALLDPRRTVANVDAVLITGGSAFGLAASDGVVRWCEERGFGYPTPAGPVPIVVGMVLFDLGVGDPSVRPAADNGYAACVDARDADEAVLRGRVGAGTGATIGKWRGRGAEGFARPAGLGSAIARSGDVVVGALMAVNAFGEPRGAEFEGPRLPVLPEEGASVIAATTVGVVVTNATLDKGACRLVAESGHDGMARALEPAHTAADGDALVVAATGSVSAHVETVRALGAWAVEQAILDACR, from the coding sequence GTGAACGTGGAGCGCGGTGAGGCGTCGCCGGCGGGCGGGGTCACCGACATTGCCGGCGTTCGGGTGGGGCACTGGACCGATACCGAGGCGGAAACGGGGTGCACCGTTGTCATCCTGCCGGCCGGCACGGTCGCGTCCGGCGAGGTCCGCGGCGGCGCGCCGGGAACGAGGGAGTGGGCGTTGCTCGATCCGCGCCGGACAGTCGCCAACGTCGACGCCGTGCTCATCACCGGCGGTTCGGCCTTCGGGCTGGCTGCGAGCGACGGCGTCGTTCGGTGGTGCGAGGAGCGTGGCTTCGGCTACCCGACTCCTGCAGGTCCGGTGCCGATCGTCGTCGGGATGGTGCTGTTCGATCTCGGTGTAGGCGATCCCTCGGTGAGGCCGGCCGCCGACAACGGTTACGCCGCTTGCGTCGACGCGCGCGATGCAGACGAGGCGGTTCTTCGAGGCCGGGTCGGCGCCGGGACCGGCGCCACGATCGGCAAGTGGAGGGGACGCGGGGCGGAGGGTTTCGCGCGGCCGGCGGGGCTCGGTTCCGCCATCGCCCGGTCGGGCGACGTCGTCGTCGGCGCGCTGATGGCAGTGAATGCCTTCGGTGAGCCGCGCGGCGCCGAATTCGAAGGCCCACGCCTGCCGGTGCTTCCGGAGGAAGGAGCGAGCGTGATCGCCGCGACGACCGTGGGTGTCGTGGTTACCAACGCGACCCTCGACAAAGGCGCCTGCCGCCTGGTGGCCGAGTCCGGGCACGACGGTATGGCGCGCGCTTTGGAACCGGCACACACTGCTGCAGACGGCGACGCCTTGGTGGTCGCGGCTACCGGTTCGGTGTCCGCACATGTGGAGACCGTTCGCGCGCTGGGCGCCTGGGCGGTGGAGCAGGCGATCCTCGATGCCTGCCGTTAG
- the tsaD gene encoding tRNA (adenosine(37)-N6)-threonylcarbamoyltransferase complex transferase subunit TsaD encodes MIVLAIETSCDETAAAVVEDGRNVRSSIVSSQVDLHSRFGGVVPEVAGRAHVELLTPVVDEALRLAGVRGVELGAVAATIGPGLIGSLLVGVSAAKAYSLAWDVPFVGVNHLEGHLHAAFLEDPEMALPAVVLLVSGGHTMLIHMLPDGRYRLLGQTIDDAAGEAFDKVARFLGLGYPGGPAIDRLSESGDSVAVAFPRGLRGEGFDFSFSGLKTSVVRYVRAHPEVSTADIAASFQEAVVDILVEKTRQAAAAVDARSICIGGGVAANSSLRERIVNAASEDGRAAFVPSRAMCTDNAAMVGATAWHRLRMDGPTPLDAGADPNLRLPLE; translated from the coding sequence ATGATCGTTCTCGCCATCGAGACCTCGTGTGACGAGACCGCCGCGGCGGTGGTCGAGGACGGCCGGAACGTGCGCAGCTCGATCGTCTCCAGCCAGGTCGACCTCCATTCGCGTTTCGGGGGGGTCGTGCCGGAGGTGGCCGGGCGCGCTCACGTCGAGTTGCTGACTCCTGTGGTTGACGAGGCGTTGCGCTTGGCCGGCGTACGAGGCGTCGAGCTTGGCGCCGTCGCTGCGACGATCGGGCCGGGACTGATCGGCTCGCTGCTCGTGGGGGTGAGCGCGGCGAAGGCTTACTCGCTGGCGTGGGACGTGCCCTTCGTCGGCGTGAACCACCTGGAAGGCCACTTGCACGCGGCTTTCCTCGAGGACCCGGAGATGGCGCTGCCGGCGGTGGTCCTTCTGGTTTCGGGCGGCCACACCATGCTGATACACATGCTCCCCGACGGGCGGTACCGGCTTCTCGGCCAGACGATCGACGACGCAGCGGGCGAGGCGTTCGACAAGGTGGCTCGTTTTCTGGGGCTCGGTTACCCGGGTGGCCCGGCGATCGACCGGCTGTCGGAGTCCGGGGACAGTGTTGCGGTCGCGTTCCCTCGGGGGCTGCGGGGCGAAGGCTTCGACTTCTCGTTCAGCGGGCTGAAGACGAGCGTGGTGCGGTACGTGCGCGCGCATCCCGAGGTTTCGACAGCTGACATCGCCGCCTCGTTCCAGGAAGCGGTGGTCGACATCCTGGTGGAAAAAACCCGGCAGGCCGCGGCTGCGGTCGACGCCCGCTCGATTTGCATCGGTGGCGGGGTAGCGGCGAACTCATCCCTCCGGGAGCGGATCGTCAATGCCGCGTCCGAGGACGGGCGGGCCGCGTTCGTCCCCAGCCGGGCGATGTGCACCGACAACGCGGCCATGGTCGGGGCGACCGCCTGGCACCGGTTGCGCATGGACGGGCCGACGCCGCTCGACGCCGGCGCCGACCCGAACCTCCGGCTGCCGCTGGAGTAG
- a CDS encoding CoA pyrophosphatase: MSEIAHDPDSGVAQDRGGPQLIPRPASFRPGPGAPWSRPGAVLPERILVADVREALAARGPTPELPEEVPGVTLPGQSRQPAAVLCALFDEAGQSHAVLTRRSSRLRSHTHQVSFPGGRIDPGESPEQAALREAREEVGIDPSSVDIFGQLSSLSTFANPAPITPFVGELPGRPILRPNPAEVERAFTVPVIELTQPDVYREELWTFPDGREQPMSFFELIGDTVWGATARMLRELLDVVLLGG, translated from the coding sequence TTGTCTGAGATCGCCCACGATCCGGATTCCGGCGTCGCACAAGATCGAGGCGGACCGCAACTGATCCCCCGGCCGGCGTCGTTCCGGCCCGGGCCCGGTGCGCCCTGGAGCCGCCCCGGGGCCGTTCTCCCTGAACGGATCCTCGTGGCAGATGTTCGCGAGGCGCTGGCCGCCCGAGGCCCCACGCCCGAACTTCCCGAGGAGGTGCCTGGGGTGACGCTTCCCGGGCAGTCGCGGCAGCCGGCGGCGGTTCTATGCGCGCTGTTCGACGAGGCCGGGCAGAGTCACGCCGTGCTCACCCGACGGTCGTCGCGGTTGCGCTCCCACACCCACCAGGTGTCGTTCCCCGGGGGGCGGATCGATCCGGGCGAGTCGCCGGAGCAGGCCGCCCTGCGCGAAGCGCGCGAAGAGGTCGGAATCGACCCGTCGTCGGTCGACATCTTCGGGCAACTATCCAGCCTCTCGACATTCGCCAACCCGGCCCCTATAACCCCCTTCGTCGGTGAGCTGCCCGGGCGCCCGATACTGCGCCCCAACCCGGCGGAGGTCGAGCGCGCTTTCACCGTCCCGGTGATCGAGCTGACCCAACCGGACGTTTACCGGGAGGAGCTGTGGACCTTTCCCGACGGCAGAGAGCAGCCGATGAGCTTCTTCGAGCTGATCGGCGACACCGTGTGGGGGGCGACGGCACGGATGCTGCGTGAGCTGCTCGACGTGGTCCTTCTCGGGGGCTGA
- the tsaB gene encoding tRNA (adenosine(37)-N6)-threonylcarbamoyltransferase complex dimerization subunit type 1 TsaB yields MTEPLTLGIETATNLVGVAVGEAGAPIAAVEIDRGRRHGELLAPAIQTILRLANVHIRDIERVAVDNGPGLFTGLRVGIATAKALASALDVPAVPCSSLDLLAHPHRAAGAAVVAVVDARRGEVFWAEYVAGGDGMVATTEPRVNSPEQLFDALRHQIESSGPMIATGDGARRYAELLGSVDGLRLTGPEHDHPSPKVLVELAATRAALCPDKITAEYLRGPDVRIGWEQRDEPD; encoded by the coding sequence GTGACCGAACCGCTCACCCTCGGGATCGAGACAGCTACCAACCTGGTCGGCGTTGCGGTCGGCGAAGCAGGCGCGCCGATCGCCGCTGTCGAGATCGACCGCGGCCGGCGCCACGGGGAGCTGCTGGCACCGGCGATCCAGACGATCCTCAGGCTCGCCAATGTCCACATCAGGGACATCGAGCGCGTCGCCGTCGACAACGGACCCGGCCTCTTCACGGGGCTCCGTGTCGGCATCGCCACCGCGAAGGCGCTGGCCAGCGCGCTCGACGTGCCGGCCGTTCCGTGCTCGTCTTTGGATCTGCTCGCCCATCCCCACCGGGCTGCAGGAGCCGCGGTTGTCGCGGTGGTGGACGCCAGAAGGGGCGAAGTGTTCTGGGCTGAGTACGTCGCCGGGGGTGACGGCATGGTCGCGACGACCGAACCCCGGGTGAACAGCCCGGAGCAACTCTTCGACGCGCTGCGTCATCAGATCGAGTCGAGCGGACCGATGATCGCCACCGGCGACGGCGCTCGCCGTTACGCCGAGCTGCTTGGGTCGGTTGACGGCTTGCGGCTCACCGGCCCCGAGCACGACCACCCCTCGCCCAAGGTTCTGGTGGAGCTTGCAGCCACGAGAGCCGCTCTTTGTCCCGACAAGATCACCGCCGAGTACCTGAGGGGACCGGACGTCCGGATCGGATGGGAGCAGCGTGACGAGCCTGATTGA
- the tsaE gene encoding tRNA (adenosine(37)-N6)-threonylcarbamoyltransferase complex ATPase subunit type 1 TsaE, with product METTRKIAGVVAGLTTAGDVILLDGDLGAGKTTFTQGFAKQLGVTEPVTSPTFTLVRRYPTSAGFDLYHADLYRLDQLNEVADLGLNELLDEGAAAVIEWGEKGAPALGPDHLSIQLRMAGEDAGERLLTFSSPGGSWAGRWNELEKRLP from the coding sequence GTGGAGACGACCAGGAAGATCGCAGGCGTCGTCGCCGGGCTGACCACCGCGGGAGACGTGATCCTGCTAGACGGCGATCTTGGTGCAGGCAAGACAACCTTCACCCAGGGGTTCGCCAAGCAGCTCGGTGTGACCGAACCTGTCACCAGCCCCACCTTCACCCTCGTTCGCCGCTACCCGACATCCGCAGGGTTCGATCTGTACCACGCCGACCTCTACCGGCTTGACCAGTTGAACGAAGTCGCCGATCTCGGCCTGAACGAGCTGTTGGACGAGGGAGCAGCGGCCGTCATCGAGTGGGGCGAGAAAGGAGCGCCGGCTCTGGGCCCCGACCACCTGAGCATTCAGCTTCGCATGGCCGGCGAAGATGCTGGCGAGCGGCTCCTCACGTTCAGCAGCCCGGGCGGCTCGTGGGCTGGGAGATGGAACGAGCTCGAGAAGCGGTTGCCGTGA
- a CDS encoding RDD family protein, whose translation MHPSPPLVPSIASRDSRSANRHGTKEASLSNPPPNDPWSQQPQGGQPPPPPPPPPPPPPPGAGGYPPPGGYPPPGGYPPPGGYPPPGGYPPPGGYPPPGPGGYQPPGGGGYPPPPPIDPRYQYGQSTGYVLAGWWYRVGATVTDVLVLLIPNIVIAVASNRYGYYAGGAILQFVYTSIMLSLRGQTVGNMAVGTRVVDARTGGPLTGGRAVGRAAAQLLFNALSIIVIPGLLDILWPLWDRDNQTLHDKLAGTVVLRNN comes from the coding sequence GTGCATCCCTCTCCACCCTTGGTGCCTTCGATAGCGTCGCGCGATAGTCGGTCTGCCAACCGGCACGGGACGAAGGAGGCTTCCCTGAGCAACCCCCCGCCCAACGATCCCTGGTCGCAGCAACCACAAGGCGGCCAACCGCCCCCACCTCCTCCTCCACCTCCACCGCCTCCGCCACCGGGAGCGGGTGGCTACCCGCCGCCCGGGGGCTACCCGCCGCCCGGGGGCTACCCGCCGCCTGGGGGATACCCGCCGCCTGGGGGATACCCGCCGCCCGGGGGATACCCACCGCCCGGCCCAGGCGGATACCAGCCACCGGGCGGAGGTGGTTACCCGCCTCCGCCGCCCATCGACCCGAGATACCAGTACGGCCAATCCACGGGATATGTACTCGCCGGATGGTGGTACCGGGTGGGAGCCACCGTCACCGACGTGCTGGTTCTGTTGATCCCGAACATCGTGATCGCGGTGGCCTCCAACCGCTACGGCTACTACGCCGGGGGGGCGATCCTGCAGTTCGTGTACACCAGCATCATGCTCTCGCTGCGCGGGCAGACTGTCGGGAACATGGCCGTCGGCACCCGGGTGGTCGACGCAAGAACGGGAGGGCCGCTAACAGGTGGCCGGGCGGTGGGCCGCGCGGCAGCGCAGTTGTTGTTCAACGCGCTCTCGATCATCGTGATCCCAGGTCTGCTCGACATCCTTTGGCCGCTTTGGGATCGCGACAATCAGACCCTTCACGACAAGCTCGCCGGTACGGTCGTCCTCCGCAACAACTAG
- a CDS encoding GuaB3 family IMP dehydrogenase-related protein, whose amino-acid sequence MAEVEIGRGKSGRRAYGFDDIAIVPSRRTRDPEDVDISWEIDAYRFELPLMASAMDGVVSPATAIEVGRIGGVGVLNLEGLWTRYEDPDSLFEEIAQLDADKATARMQQIYTEPIKPELVTQRIREIKDAGVVSCASLTPQRTQQFAKALIDAELDLFVIQGTVVSAEHVSKTVEPLNLKRFIREFDIPVIVGGCASYQAALHLMRTGAVGILVGVGPGHACTTRGVLGIGVPQATAIADARAARAQHLDETGVYVHVIADGGMGTGGDIAKAIVCGADAVMIGSPLAAAIEAPGKGYHWGMATFHPSLPRGARVKTTIRGSLKEILVGPAHENDGRLNLFGALRTSMATCGYESVKEFQKAEVMVAPALQTEGKNLQRAQGVGMGH is encoded by the coding sequence GTGGCCGAGGTAGAGATCGGGCGAGGAAAATCCGGGCGCAGGGCCTACGGGTTCGATGACATAGCGATCGTCCCGAGCCGGCGGACGCGCGACCCCGAGGACGTCGACATCAGCTGGGAGATCGACGCGTACCGATTCGAACTGCCGCTGATGGCCTCCGCGATGGACGGGGTGGTCAGCCCGGCGACTGCGATCGAGGTCGGCCGCATCGGCGGCGTCGGCGTGCTCAACCTCGAGGGTCTTTGGACCCGCTACGAGGACCCCGACTCGCTGTTCGAAGAGATCGCGCAGCTCGACGCTGACAAAGCAACTGCACGTATGCAGCAGATCTACACGGAGCCGATCAAGCCCGAGTTGGTCACTCAGCGGATCCGGGAGATAAAAGACGCCGGCGTCGTGTCATGCGCCTCTCTCACCCCCCAGCGCACCCAGCAGTTCGCCAAGGCTCTCATCGACGCAGAGCTGGATCTGTTCGTCATCCAGGGAACGGTCGTTTCCGCGGAGCACGTCTCGAAGACAGTGGAGCCCTTGAACCTGAAGCGGTTCATTCGTGAGTTCGACATCCCGGTGATCGTCGGCGGGTGTGCTTCCTACCAGGCCGCCCTTCACCTCATGCGGACCGGGGCGGTCGGGATCCTCGTCGGCGTCGGGCCCGGCCACGCGTGCACCACACGCGGTGTCCTCGGTATCGGGGTTCCGCAAGCGACGGCCATCGCCGACGCGCGCGCCGCCCGCGCTCAGCATCTCGACGAAACCGGCGTGTACGTCCATGTCATCGCCGACGGGGGCATGGGCACAGGAGGCGACATCGCCAAGGCAATCGTCTGCGGTGCGGATGCGGTGATGATCGGATCTCCTCTGGCCGCCGCGATCGAAGCGCCGGGCAAGGGCTACCACTGGGGAATGGCGACGTTCCATCCGAGCCTTCCGCGCGGAGCGAGGGTCAAGACCACGATCCGCGGTTCCCTGAAGGAGATTCTGGTCGGACCGGCCCACGAGAACGACGGGCGACTCAATCTCTTCGGAGCCCTACGGACGTCGATGGCCACCTGCGGTTACGAGTCGGTCAAGGAGTTCCAGAAGGCCGAGGTAATGGTGGCCCCCGCACTCCAGACCGAAGGCAAGAACCTTCAGCGCGCCCAGGGCGTCGGGATGGGCCACTAA
- the groL gene encoding chaperonin GroEL (60 kDa chaperone family; promotes refolding of misfolded polypeptides especially under stressful conditions; forms two stacked rings of heptamers to form a barrel-shaped 14mer; ends can be capped by GroES; misfolded proteins enter the barrel where they are refolded when GroES binds), with the protein MPKQLKFDENARRGLEAGVNKLADTVKVTLGPKGRNVVIEKKFGAPTITNDGVTIAREVELEDPFENMGAQLVKEVATKTNDVAGDGTTTATVLAQALVREGLRNVAAGANPTALKRGIDKAVAASVEGIKKQAKEIDDKSEIAQVAAISAADASIGDVLADAIDKVGKDGVVTVEESNTFGLELDFTEGMQFDKGFLSPYFVTDQERQEAVLDEPYILIANSKISAVHDLVPVLERVMQGGKPLLIIAEDVEGEALATLVVNKIRGTFTSVAVKAPGFGDRRKAMLGDIATLAGGQVVSEEVGLKLENTTLDLLGKARKVVVTKDDTTIVEGAGSEADVKGRIAQIKREIDETDSDWDREKLQERLAKLSGGVAVVKVGAATEVELKEKKHRIEDALSATRAAIEEGIVPGGGTALLRTRPAVDSVVSSLSGDEATGAGIVRKALEEPLKWIAFNAGLEGSVIIQQAEHETGNTGLNAVTGQFVDLLKAGVIDPAKVTRSALQNAASIAGLLLTTEALVADKPEKKDPAAAAAAAAAGGMGGMGGMGF; encoded by the coding sequence GTGCCCAAGCAGCTCAAGTTCGACGAGAACGCTCGTCGGGGCCTTGAGGCCGGGGTCAACAAACTGGCCGACACGGTCAAAGTGACTCTCGGGCCGAAGGGCCGGAACGTTGTCATCGAGAAGAAGTTCGGCGCCCCCACCATCACCAACGACGGGGTCACCATCGCCCGCGAGGTCGAGCTCGAGGATCCCTTCGAGAACATGGGTGCCCAACTGGTCAAGGAAGTAGCGACCAAGACGAACGACGTGGCCGGCGACGGCACCACGACCGCCACCGTCCTCGCCCAGGCGCTGGTCCGTGAGGGCCTTCGCAATGTTGCCGCCGGTGCCAACCCGACCGCACTCAAGCGGGGCATCGACAAGGCGGTGGCCGCATCGGTCGAAGGGATCAAGAAGCAGGCGAAGGAGATCGACGACAAGAGCGAGATCGCTCAGGTCGCTGCTATCTCCGCGGCTGACGCTTCGATCGGCGACGTCCTGGCCGATGCGATCGACAAGGTCGGCAAGGACGGCGTGGTCACGGTAGAGGAGTCCAACACCTTCGGCCTGGAGCTCGACTTCACCGAAGGAATGCAGTTCGACAAGGGATTCCTGTCGCCGTACTTCGTCACGGACCAGGAGCGCCAAGAGGCGGTCCTCGACGAGCCCTACATCCTGATCGCGAACTCCAAGATCAGTGCGGTTCACGACCTCGTGCCCGTGCTCGAGCGCGTGATGCAGGGCGGCAAGCCGCTCCTGATCATCGCCGAGGACGTCGAGGGTGAGGCCCTCGCGACGCTCGTGGTCAACAAGATCCGCGGGACCTTCACCTCGGTTGCGGTGAAGGCGCCCGGGTTCGGTGACCGCCGCAAGGCGATGCTGGGCGACATAGCCACCCTCGCCGGCGGCCAGGTCGTCTCCGAGGAAGTCGGGCTCAAGCTGGAGAACACCACGCTCGACCTGCTCGGCAAGGCCCGCAAGGTCGTCGTCACCAAGGACGACACCACGATCGTCGAAGGCGCCGGCTCCGAAGCGGACGTCAAGGGTCGCATCGCCCAGATCAAGCGGGAGATCGACGAGACAGACTCCGACTGGGATCGCGAGAAGCTCCAGGAGCGGCTTGCCAAGCTGTCCGGAGGCGTTGCTGTTGTCAAGGTCGGCGCGGCCACCGAGGTGGAGCTGAAGGAAAAGAAGCACCGCATCGAGGACGCTCTTTCGGCCACCCGCGCGGCGATCGAAGAGGGCATCGTCCCCGGTGGCGGCACCGCTCTCCTTCGGACCCGCCCGGCCGTCGACTCGGTCGTGTCGTCGCTCTCAGGTGACGAGGCGACCGGAGCGGGCATCGTCCGCAAGGCGCTCGAGGAGCCCCTCAAGTGGATCGCCTTCAACGCCGGCCTAGAGGGGTCCGTGATCATCCAGCAGGCAGAGCACGAGACCGGCAACACCGGGCTCAACGCGGTGACCGGGCAGTTCGTCGACCTTCTGAAGGCCGGGGTCATCGACCCCGCCAAGGTCACCCGCTCCGCCCTGCAGAACGCCGCCTCGATCGCCGGGCTGCTGCTCACCACCGAGGCGCTTGTTGCCGACAAGCCGGAGAAGAAGGATCCGGCCGCTGCTGCCGCTGCCGCCGCCGCAGGTGGCATGGGCGGTATGGGAGGCATGGGCTTCTAA